A genomic window from Osmerus eperlanus chromosome 5, fOsmEpe2.1, whole genome shotgun sequence includes:
- the spon1b gene encoding LOW QUALITY PROTEIN: spondin-1b (The sequence of the model RefSeq protein was modified relative to this genomic sequence to represent the inferred CDS: deleted 1 base in 1 codon) — MGIYVHLLLLQYFASSFVCNAVAFIEEPSDKAAKSDGYCGRILRAQTQGTRREGYNEFRLRIEGDPENYQPGSTYRVTLLASSPAYFRGFTLIALREGREGTTDEDFAGQFQIIDEDDTQFLTNCPPAVTESTPRRRTRIQVFWTAPPAASGCVILKASIVQKKVIYFQDEGSLTIRLCEKEAVFGAATEKPGLECCACGTAKYRLTFHGNWSEKVHPKDYPRRANHWSALIGASHTQDYVLWEYGGYASEGVRQVAELGSPVKMEEEIRQKGDEVLTVIKTKPQWPAWQPLNM, encoded by the exons ATGGGAATATATGTCCATTTACTGCTTTTGCAGTACTTTGCCTCCAGTTTTGTTTGCAATGCCGTCGCGTTTATCGAGGAGCCCTCGGACAAGGCAGCGAAGTCGGACGGATATTGCGGCAGGATTTTACGGGCACAGACTCAGGGCACACGGCGGGAAGGCTATAATGAGTTTCGTCTCAGAATCGAAGGGGATCCTGAAAATTACCAGCCGGGGAGCACTTACAGAG TGACCCTGCTGGCCTCCAGCCCAGCCTACTTCAGGGGCTTCACTCTCATCGCTCTGAGGGAGGGCCGAGAGGGAACCACAGACGAGGACTTCGCCGGTCAGTTCCAG aTCATTGATGAGGACGACACCCAGTTCCTGACCAACTGCCCCCCCGCCGTGACAGAGAGCACCCCCCGCAGGCGCACCAGGATCCAGGTGTTCTggacagcgccccctgctgccaGCGGCTGCGTCATCCTCAA GGCCAGCATTGTGCAGAAGAAGGTCATCTATTTCCAGGATGAAGGCTCGCTCACCATCAGGCTGTGTGAGAAAG AGGCTGTGTTTGGAGCCGCTACAGAGAAGCCTGGTTTGGAATGCTGTGCTTGTGGAACTGCCAAGTACAGACTTACCTTCCATGGGAACTGGTCAGAGAAAGTTCACCCCAAAGATTACCCCA gacgagCCAACCACTGGTCCGCTCTGATTGGGGCGTCCCACACGCAGGACTACGTGCTGTGGGAGTAC GGCGGCTACGCCAGCGAGGGCGTCAGGCAGGTGGCCGAGCTGGGCTCGCCcgtcaagatggaggaggagatacGGCAGAAG